The following proteins come from a genomic window of Maylandia zebra isolate NMK-2024a linkage group LG22, Mzebra_GT3a, whole genome shotgun sequence:
- the abhd5b gene encoding 1-acylglycerol-3-phosphate O-acyltransferase ABHD5 — protein sequence MRRMAEELQPAKEQSSWISSWLPSWCPTSPSQLKDAEEKILKTVKRPFSRQHVRISSGNYLWTLAFSTQQQQSAAPCVPQPPTPPTTPLVLLHGFGGGVALWALNLDSLSSSGPVYALDLLGFGRSSRPQFSTDPREAEDQFVASLEEWREKVGLQEMVLLGHNLGGYLSAAYTLKYPHRVKHLLVVEPWGFPARPENPNHNSIPMWIRAIGAVMSPFNPLAGLRLAGPLGPMLVQTIRSDFKQKYSSVFSDYTVCDYIYHLNAQTPSGETAFKNMTVPYGWAKRPMLDRIGQIQVEIPISFIYGSRSSIDSHSGYAFKKTRPDVEIQVIRGAGHYVFADQPEDFNQTVLQILARTEEKGEGTEQ from the exons ATGCGAAGGATGGCGGAGGAGCTAcaacctgccaaggagcagag TTCCTGGATATCAAGTTGGCTTCCCTCCTGGTGTCCCACCTCTCCTTCTCAACTAAAAGATGCCGAGGAAAAAATCCTCAAGA CTGTGAAGCGGCCTTTCTCCAGGCAGCATGTTCGGATATCGAGTGGCAACTACCTGTGGACCTTAGCTTTCTccacgcagcagcagcagtcagcAGCCCCGTGTGTCCCACAGCCCCCAACCCCGCCCACCACTCCTTTGGTTCTGCTGCACGGCTTCGGAGGTGGTGTCGCCCTCTGGGCTCTTAACCTGGATTCTCTCTCCAGCAGTGGACCGGTCTACGCTCTAGACCTGCTGGGCTTTGGCAGGAGCAGCCGTCCCCAGTTCAGCACCGACCCCAGGGAGGCCGAGGATCAGTTTGTGGCATCCCTGGAGGAGTGGAGGGAGAAGGTGGGGCTTCAGGAGATGGTGCTGCTGGGACACAACCTCGGAGGATACCTGTCTGCAGCCTACACGCTGAAATACCCACACAG ggTAAAGCATCTGCTGGTGGTGGAGCCGTGGGGATTCCCAGCACGCCCAGAGAACCCCAACCACAACTCCATCCCAATGTGGATCAGAGCAATTGGCGCCGTCATGAGCCCCTTCAACCCTCTGGCCGGTCTCAGACTGGCTGGACCTCTAG GCCCGATGCTCGTCCAGACCATCAGGTCAGACTTCAAGCAGAAATACTCCTCTGTGTTCAGTGACTACACTGTGTGTGACTACATCTATCATCTGAATGCCCAGACTCCGAG tggcGAGACAGCCTTTAAGAACATGACCGTTCCCTACGGCTGGGCTAAGAGGCCCATGCTAGACAGGATCGGCCAGATCCAGGTTGAAATTcctatttctttcatttatggaTCCCGGTCCAGTATTGACAGCCACTCTGGATATGCATTCAAGAAAACCAGGCCAGATGTGGAAATCCAA GTGATCAGAGGAGCGGGCCATTATGTTTTCGCAGACCAGCCTGAGGACTTCAACCAGACGGTGCTTCAGATTCTCGCCAGGACGGAGGAGAAAGGGGAAGGAACAGAGCAGTGA